From the genome of Nostoc punctiforme PCC 73102, one region includes:
- a CDS encoding glutathione S-transferase family protein: MKLYSVPISPFAARVRLSIYRKGLNIEIVPPPEGGIKSDAYLALNPMGQVPTLLLDSGFALPESATILEYLEDVFPTPSLRPTDVEDLARVRLFLRLPDFHIRPSIFALRGMRDPANRNEDVVKTQFEVLDQGLSYIDHYLSEDVWAVGNRPSIADCALVPIFNIVSFMVLVYNHSDIISKYQKLSAYWQAAKTDEINAKVIAEQLAAIPKA, encoded by the coding sequence ATGAAACTTTATAGTGTTCCTATTTCACCCTTTGCCGCCCGCGTGCGGTTGTCCATCTATCGCAAAGGTCTAAACATTGAAATTGTCCCACCGCCAGAAGGAGGCATTAAAAGTGATGCCTATTTAGCTCTGAACCCTATGGGACAGGTGCCGACTTTGTTATTGGACTCTGGTTTTGCACTCCCAGAATCAGCAACGATCCTTGAATATCTAGAAGATGTCTTCCCAACACCATCTTTGCGACCGACTGATGTTGAGGATTTAGCCCGTGTTCGTTTGTTCTTGCGCCTCCCAGATTTTCATATTCGACCATCCATCTTTGCTTTAAGAGGTATGCGAGATCCAGCTAATCGCAATGAGGACGTGGTTAAAACTCAATTTGAAGTTCTCGATCAGGGCTTGTCATATATCGACCATTACCTGAGCGAAGATGTCTGGGCAGTGGGTAATCGACCGTCAATCGCTGACTGTGCCCTTGTCCCGATATTCAATATAGTCAGTTTCATGGTATTGGTCTATAACCACTCGGATATCATCAGCAAGTATCAAAAGCTTAGTGCTTATTGGCAGGCAGCCAAGACCGATGAAATTAACGCCAAAGTGATTGCCGAACAACTGGCTGCCATACCAAAAGCTTAG
- a CDS encoding TauD/TfdA dioxygenase family protein produces the protein MNKLLTVRQHSRLGKEVLRDCNFASITDQQVEELKQSLWEHGVIVVRKQKLTASQLKDFAIQTFGDSTLGRRPKPLDPEIAPDLQSPGVSILGNPKGLSGEVVGKVAWQWHHDKDHLPKTQGLDMNALYVVMLYGVSIPDEGTDGHPHTTLFLDMVEAYHNLAPQHQQQLKLLSMYHLSPISPQPGVEIPRKLHPIVSTHKVTGRYCLYLGSDTSILKGLENKPEAAKQYWQELFQEILSCTPVYAHIWQAGDIVFWDNSQVMHTGMPYNPNKYKRIALRVGVMANS, from the coding sequence ATGAATAAATTGTTGACCGTACGGCAGCATTCAAGACTGGGCAAGGAAGTTTTACGAGATTGTAATTTTGCATCTATAACAGACCAACAAGTTGAGGAATTGAAGCAATCTCTCTGGGAACACGGGGTTATTGTTGTCAGAAAGCAAAAACTGACGGCATCCCAGTTGAAAGACTTTGCCATCCAGACGTTTGGTGACTCAACCCTTGGTCGTCGCCCCAAGCCTCTAGATCCCGAAATCGCTCCAGACTTACAAAGTCCTGGAGTCTCCATTTTAGGTAATCCCAAGGGGCTTTCTGGTGAGGTGGTCGGCAAGGTTGCTTGGCAATGGCATCACGATAAAGACCATCTCCCTAAAACACAGGGACTGGATATGAATGCCCTCTATGTTGTGATGCTTTATGGGGTGTCCATCCCGGACGAAGGAACGGATGGACACCCCCACACCACTCTCTTTCTCGATATGGTGGAAGCCTACCACAATCTCGCTCCCCAACATCAGCAGCAATTAAAACTACTGTCGATGTATCACCTCTCACCTATCTCCCCACAGCCAGGGGTAGAGATTCCTCGGAAATTACATCCAATTGTCTCAACTCACAAAGTAACTGGGCGCTATTGTTTATATTTGGGTTCAGACACTTCGATTCTCAAAGGGCTAGAAAACAAACCAGAAGCTGCTAAACAGTATTGGCAGGAATTGTTTCAGGAGATTCTTTCCTGTACACCAGTTTATGCCCATATTTGGCAAGCTGGAGATATTGTGTTTTGGGATAACTCCCAAGTTATGCATACAGGTATGCCCTACAATCCAAACAAATATAAGCGGATTGCTCTCCGTGTTGGTGTTATGGCCAATAGCTGA
- a CDS encoding SCP2 sterol-binding domain-containing protein: MAKFDNHPTVRWWREQSTNNPKTSTVALNSDSLRTLCLDAGADDVGFVEIYRPAIADQHAEILAVFPPTKTLISFVCCMNRESVRTPARSIANLEFHANYDHADEVARNLVKAFAQIGVRALNPSVAFPMEMDRYPDKKAWIISHKPVAVEAGLGHIGIHRNVIHPKFGNFIALGTVLIDTEVTEYAHPINYNPCIECKLCVAACPVGAIGADGSFSFSACYTHNYREFMGGFTDWTETIADSKSASDYRKKVSASESASMWQSLSFKPNYKAAYCIAACPAGEDVIAPFLSDRKAFIKDVVKPLQDKTETIYVVPGSDAENYVVKHFPNKTVKLVSSGIRPQSIQGFLFGLPLLFQRNQSEGLSAIYHFTFTGSESRRATVTIQNKMVRVQEGHLGKANISVTADSKTWLGFLGKEQNLIWALLRCKIRVSGSLKLLQAFGKCFPTCNIH; encoded by the coding sequence ATGGCTAAATTTGATAACCATCCTACCGTGAGATGGTGGCGTGAGCAGTCTACAAACAACCCAAAAACAAGCACAGTCGCTTTGAATTCTGATTCACTCCGAACACTTTGTTTGGATGCGGGTGCTGATGATGTAGGATTTGTGGAAATTTACCGACCCGCGATCGCCGACCAACATGCCGAAATTCTGGCAGTATTTCCACCCACCAAAACATTGATTAGCTTTGTCTGCTGCATGAATCGGGAAAGCGTTCGCACTCCAGCGCGATCAATCGCTAATCTGGAATTTCATGCCAATTACGACCATGCAGATGAAGTGGCTCGAAACCTCGTCAAAGCATTCGCGCAGATTGGTGTCCGAGCCTTGAATCCGTCAGTGGCATTCCCAATGGAAATGGATCGTTATCCAGACAAAAAAGCCTGGATTATATCTCATAAACCTGTGGCTGTTGAAGCAGGATTAGGACACATAGGAATTCATCGAAACGTGATTCATCCAAAGTTTGGTAATTTCATTGCCCTCGGCACAGTTTTAATCGATACAGAAGTAACGGAGTACGCTCACCCGATCAATTACAATCCCTGCATTGAGTGTAAATTGTGTGTTGCGGCTTGTCCTGTAGGCGCGATCGGGGCTGATGGTAGTTTTAGTTTTTCAGCTTGTTACACTCATAATTATCGTGAGTTCATGGGCGGATTCACAGATTGGACAGAGACGATCGCTGACAGCAAAAGTGCTAGTGATTATCGAAAAAAAGTCAGTGCTTCTGAATCAGCCTCAATGTGGCAAAGCTTGTCTTTCAAGCCGAACTACAAAGCAGCTTACTGTATTGCGGCATGTCCGGCGGGAGAAGATGTAATTGCTCCATTCTTGAGCGATCGCAAAGCATTTATTAAAGATGTGGTCAAGCCATTGCAGGACAAAACCGAAACCATCTATGTGGTGCCGGGATCGGATGCCGAAAACTATGTTGTCAAACATTTTCCCAATAAAACGGTGAAGCTTGTGAGCAGTGGCATTCGTCCTCAATCGATTCAAGGATTTCTCTTTGGATTACCATTGTTATTTCAACGCAATCAGTCGGAGGGATTGAGTGCAATTTACCATTTCACATTCACTGGCTCTGAGTCTCGTCGTGCAACAGTGACGATTCAAAATAAAATGGTACGAGTTCAAGAAGGACATCTTGGGAAAGCAAATATTTCTGTCACGGCAGATAGCAAAACTTGGCTGGGTTTTCTTGGCAAGGAACAAAATTTAATTTGGGCACTGCTGCGATGTAAAATTCGGGTTAGTGGTTCTCTTAAGCTACTTCAGGCATTTGGTAAATGTTTTCCTACCTGCAATATTCATTAA
- a CDS encoding methyltransferase family protein → MEEGISDNPGVIAFPPALYAGTLLIGLVLSFMFPIDFLSRSVALALGVLAIICAGLIVTSAFRTMNRAQTEVNPSRPTTAIVSDGVFRLSRNPIYLSLTLFYIGIALLLGALWALLLLFPLLVIVQIGIVQREENYLERKFGDEYLRYKARVRRWV, encoded by the coding sequence ATGGAAGAGGGCATATCGGATAATCCCGGAGTAATTGCTTTTCCGCCAGCACTCTATGCTGGAACATTATTAATCGGATTAGTACTTAGTTTCATGTTTCCAATCGACTTTTTATCGCGATCTGTAGCACTAGCTTTGGGAGTATTAGCAATTATTTGCGCGGGTTTGATAGTAACTTCAGCTTTTCGGACGATGAATCGCGCACAGACAGAGGTTAACCCTTCACGTCCGACAACAGCGATTGTTTCGGATGGAGTTTTTAGGTTAAGCCGCAACCCAATTTATTTGTCTCTGACGCTGTTTTACATCGGCATCGCGTTGCTATTGGGTGCGCTCTGGGCATTGCTACTATTATTCCCCCTTTTAGTGATTGTGCAAATCGGGATTGTTCAGCGCGAAGAGAATTACTTGGAGCGTAAATTTGGCGATGAATACTTACGCTACAAGGCACGGGTGCGTCGCTGGGTATAA
- a CDS encoding MarR family winged helix-turn-helix transcriptional regulator, translating to MTQHFDEVLRPSGLLVTQFTILAAVAIAKSATVNELAEILVMDRTTLTRNLKPLEREGWLKSEPGQDQRTRIIALTEAGEAVLAKALPLWKQAQSMVETALGQQRWNTLLAHLVEATALLR from the coding sequence ATGACACAACACTTTGACGAAGTACTCAGGCCAAGCGGATTGCTAGTGACTCAGTTCACCATTCTGGCTGCTGTAGCGATCGCAAAATCAGCCACGGTCAACGAGTTAGCGGAGATACTAGTGATGGATCGCACGACCTTAACCAGGAATCTCAAGCCCCTTGAACGTGAAGGATGGTTAAAATCCGAACCTGGGCAAGACCAGCGAACTCGTATCATTGCCTTGACCGAAGCCGGGGAAGCTGTCTTAGCGAAAGCTTTACCATTGTGGAAACAGGCTCAAAGCATGGTTGAGACAGCACTTGGACAGCAACGATGGAACACTTTGTTGGCGCATTTAGTGGAAGCAACAGCACTCTTGCGTTAA